GGAAATCCGCCAGAAAGCGTGGCACGCGCGCAATCAGTTCCGTCAGTTGGAAGCAGGTGAAGGCGCGCGCAATCTGGACCTGGAGGTTGAATTGCTCAAAGGGAACGTTGCGCTCGCGCGCCAGCCGGGCCAGCAATCGCGGATCGGCGGAGTTGGCGCCGTCAAGGAAGAGCACGCGCTTGCCCCGGAGCAGAATCCGCGGCAGAAAGTAGTGGCTCAGCTTGGGCACGTTGCCGTGGCCATAGAAAACCGCTAGCCCCTGTTCAGGGAAGACCCATGGGGCGATTTGGCGCTGCAACCTGGAAGCTGGCATTTGGGCTGCCGTTGAAGGTGAATCATCTGTGTCATTATTGAACATGTTTTTTTGCTGGCCATCAGGCTTATTTTTCATAAGTAAATGATAATAAGTACTTTGATGATTTCCTGTGATTTCTGATTTCATTGTGGTTTTAACCTTGCGAGTTCTTTACAATGCGATGTTAGGCGAATAAAAAGCGAAAGTCAAGCAAAACATAAGATTCAACCCTGTCTTTTTTCCTTTGAGACCAGCGTAAAGCAGGTTCACCAGCCCCGGCCAGCACGGAGGACAGAAATAATAATGAAGCCGTACATCGCGTGGTGATGCCAATGGTGCTTGCCAGCGATTACTGTAAGCGGAACCGTTTCCGGGCCGCCCGCCTGACCAACTGCAGGTTAAACTCGACTCAATACCGGGAATTTCCATGATCGCGCCTGCGACCTTTTAACAGAGAACGCCAGCCACCGCAATCTGCCATTTCCAAAAGCCTTCTTACATTGGGAGGGGCACAGGCAGCCCTCTTCTCCTGCTTTTCCAAAGCGTTTTTGATCAATGGTTGCAAAATGTTGCAGCGTTATCTGCAAATGTTTGGTTACCCGCACCTGACGCGGACTGGATAACTATCTGGTTATCGTCAGGTAATTTACCTACCAGCATTTGAGGATTTCCATGGATTGCGCCCCCCCCAACTTTAGTTCTATTCTCTAACCGTCTATCAGGGACATGGTTCGACTCTACTGCGGAATTCTTATCTCATGCTGCCGGAAAGCCACACCGTCCCTCAACTGGAGGCCATGGTGATCGGTACTACTCAACAGAACGAGTTCTCAACACAATATTCGAAGCCGCTCGGCCATCCTGTCCGCGTTCTTGTAGCGGATGACCACCAGATTGTGTTGCAAGGGTTGAAGACCATTCTGGACCGCGAAGGTTTTGAAATTGTCGGAGAAGCGTCTGACGGCCCGCAGGCCGTTGCACAGGCCCTCGATTTGCAACCCGACCTGGTTGTGATGGACGTCAGCATGCCCACGATGACCGGTATCGAAGCGGCTGCTCAAATTCGCAGGGCCATGCCGTCCGCAAAGCTCATTCTGCTGACGGTGCATACCGAAAACCGATACGTCCTGGAGGCACTGAGATCGGGCGTCCGGGGTTACGTTCTCAAGTCGCGGGCGGCAAGTGAGCTGGTTGAGGCGATCCGTGAGGTCCTCAACGGCAGAATGTATCTCAGTCCCGGAATCTCCCAGACGGTTGTAGAGGCTTATCTTCAGCAGAACATGGGAGAGAGCGAGTCCCTCACGCGCCGTGAGCTCCAGGTCCTTCAACTTGTGGCGGAGGGAAAGACGACCAAAGAAATTGCGGCATCGCTAGCCGTCAGCGCCAAAACCGCGGATTCTCACCGCAGCAACATCATGCACAAGCTCAACCTGCACAGTGTGGCGGACTTGGTCCGTTACGCCATTCGGCGAGGGCTTGTTCAGCCGTGAGCTATTAACCATTTGAAACACGGGTCATTTCCTGAGTCGCTTCCATTATTTCCCCTCATTAATTACTGTGAACCCCCAATTGTAGATGTACTTGTGTGCACATATCATCATTTCAAGATGATTGCACAAAAGTTCTGACATTCCATGTTCCTGGGGAGGGGAGATGGGAGGCTTTTAGGCAATTAATGAGTTGGCCCAGAGTTGGAAGGACGATAAGAGGAGGGGGACTGTGACCAACGTTGTAAGATCGATTGATGGATTGGCGTATCGCGCCAAGGAGTATGGAGCGCAAACACAAACGGCAGCCGGAAACATCGAGTCAGGTTTTGTTGCAGAAAGCTCGGTGATGAGGGACATCCTCAAACAGGTCCGCCAGATTGCTGAGTTCGACATTCCCGTGTTGCTGCTGGGCGAGAGCGGCACCGGCAAGGGCATTGTGGCAAATATGATCCACGAGTTGTCCGGCCGGTCCGCCGAGCGGTTCATGAAGATCAACTGCGCGGCGCTGCCGTCGGAACTTCTGGAAAGCGAACTTTTCGGCTACGAGGCCGGGGCTTTCACGGGGGCCATCAAGGCCAAGGCTGGCAAGTTTGAGGCCTGCCATCGCGGGACCATCTTCCTGGACGAAATTGCCGAGATGCCGATCGGCCTTCAGGCAAAACTCCTGCACGTGCTCCAGGACGGAGAGTTCTCGCGGCTGGGCAGCCACACGCCAACCCACGTGGACGTCAGAGTTATTGCGGCCACCAACACGACCATTTCCCAGGCGATTGCCGCCGGCACTTTCCGCCGCGACCTTTATTACCGGCTGAATGTCTACACCATCTGCCTGCCTCCGCTGAGGGAAAGGCGGGAGGACATCCCGTCGCTGCTGGGCCACTTTATTGATTACTGGTCCGGGCAGATTGACCGCCCTCCGCTGCCCGTGTCGAACATGCTGCTCGCCGCCTGCATGGAATATGCATGGCCGGGCAATATCCGTGAGCTTGAGAACTTTGTTCGCCGCTACCTGATCATCGGCGACGAGTCCCAGGCGCTCAGACAGTTGCAGCAGGACGTCACCGTCTACAGCGCCGGTCCCGTCCCGGTCGCTCCACCCGTCGAGAGCGCGCCGCCGTCCCGGCCGGGCGACCTGAAGCAGGAAGTCCGCCGCCTGAAAGAAGGGGCGGAAAAAACGGCCATCACACGGGCGCTGGCAATGACCGGCGGCAACCGGACTGAAGCGGCCCGCATCCTGCACATCAGCGTCCGGGCACTGCAATACAAGATACGCAACTTCGGCGTCGAGAGTGCCGGGTTCCGCGGAAAGCCCGCCCCGGTGGAACAGATCGGCGCAAGCTTCGGACAGCATATCTGACTCCTCCCTCAGCAACCTGACAACCGTCATTCCCAGACCTTGCGCGAGCAGGGTTTGGGAATGGCCGGCAACCAGCGACCGCATCTATGCACGCTTTACCCACCAATTGGTAGAGTTGCGCGCCCTCAGCGCGTTACATTGCAGTTTTTTGTTTCAGATCACATGTAGCGTGGCCCTTTATGGCCTGCGGTTCTTCGTTCCATACGGAACAGCCACAGGGCGGGTGGCGCAGATATTGATTTCTAATATCTGATGTTATAAGGCCGTCGGCTCCTCGATGGGGAGAGTAAACTGGCGTTGTCAAGAGTCAGGAACTCTCAGCAAAGGAGGAGCCGAGACATGAACATTATAGGGTGTGATTTCCATTCGCGCACTCAAGTGATTGCGATGGTGGAGACGGAGACGGGTGAAGTGATCCAGAGGCGGTTGGACCATGAGAGCGGGGAAGCGAAGGCCTTCTATGAGGGGCTGAAGGAGCCGGCGCTGGTGGGGATCGAGAGTACAGGCTACGCGCGGTGGTTCGCGGAGATGCTGGCCGGGCTGGGGCACGAACTGGTGGTGGGTGAGGCGGCGAAGATCCGGGCCCGTGAGACGCGCAAGCAGAAGCACGACCGGCGGGATGCGGAGCACATCCTGAATCTGCTGGTGAAGGGCGATTTCCCCAAGATCTGGCTGCCGCCGGCCGAGGAGCGGGACGTGCGGGTGATCATCGAGCATCGGCATCAGTTGGTGGAGTTGCGGACCCGCGCCCAGAACGGCCTGCAGGCGATTGCGCTCGGCTATGGGCTGCGGCGCCGCCACCGCTTGTGGAGCGCAGCGGGGCAGGTAGAACTGCAAAAGCTTCCTTTAAGAGAAGGAACGGCCAGGCGTCGTCAGGACCTGGTGGCGCTGGTGCGGCAACTTAACGTCTGGATCAAGGAACTCAATCAGCGGATCGTCGAGGAAGCGGGACGCCGCGAAGATGCGCAGCGGCTGATGACTCATCCGGGGATAGGTCCGCAGACGGCGCTCGCTACGGTGCTGGTGCTGGGGCCGGTCGAGCGCTTTCCCACCGACCGCCACCTCACCAGTTATCTGGGACTGATTCCGCAAGAGGATTCCAGCGCCGGGCGGCAGCGCTTCGGCCATTTGACCAAGCAAGGCAACCGGCTGATGCGGTTCCTGCTGGTGGAAGCCGCCGGGATCGCCACCCGCTACGCCGCCGGCTTACGGCGCACCTATCGCCGCCTGGCGTTTCGCAAGGGTGCAGCAATTGCCAAAGTTGCCATCGCCCGCAAGCTGGCCATCCGGCTCTATATCATGCTGCGGGACAGGATCGATTATGAAGAGTTTTGTCGGCGAGGCCCCGTACCAGACGGTGCAGGGCGAGGTTCACATGCCGGGATGCTCGGCGATAGAACGCTGGCCTAACCATGGCCGTGTATCTGATTGAGCTACCGGCCTCCCTTTGAAGCAGAAAAGGGAGCGGGTAGCGCAGAGTTGTTTTTTAACTCTGCGGGTTTTCATTTTCAAAATGATCTCACACCGCGTATCAGATTATTCCTCAACAGCCGGCCGATTGAAGGTCCGGGCTCACCTGAGAAAAAGCCGCAGAGTAATGCGCTGGGCGCACAACTCTGCGCTACCCGCTGGACTTGGAGGTAAAGCACTGGATTGGGCAAATGACGTTTTGGGCGGTAACCTCGGCTTGACCGGTGGCCTCCTGGGTGGTGCGTTTGGCAATTCGGCAGATGGCAACGGCAGAAGTAGAAGTGGTGGATGCAGCTTGGCCGCGAGAAAATGTCGATGATCAGAGGAAGAGTGAAGTCAGATGCTTAGTTTCTTAGCTGCGCTTGCGTTCACGCCGGTGCTACTGGGGCTCCTGTGGTTGTACACGTCGCCATTGCGACGCCTGGATGGGCATACCGCAGTGAAAGTGATCATCAGGATAGTGCTTTTTGTGGGTGTATTCGGAGGTTGGATGGTCCAATTGAACTTTCTCGGTCGTAGTGTGTCGTCGAATACACGTCGCTTTTATGTAATGGCTTTACTCGTAATCGAAGCTATCCCAATATTTCTTATTGGCTTCTACCACAATCCGAGCCGCCGCAAGCCCAAGTCTACGAATCGAACCGAAAACAACAAAGATTTCCATGTCGCAACGACTTCCGGAAGTCAGAAGATTCAAACGGGCTTCAGT
The DNA window shown above is from Acidobacteriota bacterium and carries:
- a CDS encoding AAA family ATPase; protein product: MTNVVRSIDGLAYRAKEYGAQTQTAAGNIESGFVAESSVMRDILKQVRQIAEFDIPVLLLGESGTGKGIVANMIHELSGRSAERFMKINCAALPSELLESELFGYEAGAFTGAIKAKAGKFEACHRGTIFLDEIAEMPIGLQAKLLHVLQDGEFSRLGSHTPTHVDVRVIAATNTTISQAIAAGTFRRDLYYRLNVYTICLPPLRERREDIPSLLGHFIDYWSGQIDRPPLPVSNMLLAACMEYAWPGNIRELENFVRRYLIIGDESQALRQLQQDVTVYSAGPVPVAPPVESAPPSRPGDLKQEVRRLKEGAEKTAITRALAMTGGNRTEAARILHISVRALQYKIRNFGVESAGFRGKPAPVEQIGASFGQHI
- a CDS encoding IS110 family transposase is translated as MNIIGCDFHSRTQVIAMVETETGEVIQRRLDHESGEAKAFYEGLKEPALVGIESTGYARWFAEMLAGLGHELVVGEAAKIRARETRKQKHDRRDAEHILNLLVKGDFPKIWLPPAEERDVRVIIEHRHQLVELRTRAQNGLQAIALGYGLRRRHRLWSAAGQVELQKLPLREGTARRRQDLVALVRQLNVWIKELNQRIVEEAGRREDAQRLMTHPGIGPQTALATVLVLGPVERFPTDRHLTSYLGLIPQEDSSAGRQRFGHLTKQGNRLMRFLLVEAAGIATRYAAGLRRTYRRLAFRKGAAIAKVAIARKLAIRLYIMLRDRIDYEEFCRRGPVPDGAGRGSHAGMLGDRTLA
- a CDS encoding response regulator transcription factor; translation: MVIGTTQQNEFSTQYSKPLGHPVRVLVADDHQIVLQGLKTILDREGFEIVGEASDGPQAVAQALDLQPDLVVMDVSMPTMTGIEAAAQIRRAMPSAKLILLTVHTENRYVLEALRSGVRGYVLKSRAASELVEAIREVLNGRMYLSPGISQTVVEAYLQQNMGESESLTRRELQVLQLVAEGKTTKEIAASLAVSAKTADSHRSNIMHKLNLHSVADLVRYAIRRGLVQP